In one Thermincola ferriacetica genomic region, the following are encoded:
- a CDS encoding alpha/beta-type small acid-soluble spore protein: MGAGQKSNRLIVPQAQKAMEQFKYEIAAQVGVQNQIQGGYWGHISSRDCGAVGGNMVRQMITAYEQSLAGKQQ, from the coding sequence ATGGGAGCCGGTCAAAAGAGTAACCGCTTGATAGTACCTCAAGCTCAAAAGGCTATGGAACAGTTCAAATATGAAATAGCTGCCCAGGTAGGCGTTCAAAACCAGATCCAGGGCGGATACTGGGGCCATATTTCCTCCAGGGACTGTGGTGCCGTTGGTGGTAACATGGTTAGACAAATGATCACTGCTTACGAGCAGTCTTTGGCAGGTAAGCAGCAGTAA
- a CDS encoding NADH-dependent [FeFe] hydrogenase, group A6 has protein sequence MITLSIDGQKVEVEPGTSILEAARLNGIYIPTLCYLKELNEIGACRVCLVEIKGARTLQPSCTYPVAQGMEVFTHSPRVIKARKLVLELYLSNHPFECLTCVRNQRCELQSLAERYHVRHLKVHGELKRYPIDDQSPAMVREPSKCVVCRRCIRVCKDVQEIGIYQLVERGFDTVASPAFKKSLAETPCIYCGQCLQLCPTAAIHEKEDLEAVWRALADPEKHVVIQTAPSIRGTLGEGFGMPAGSLVTGKMVAALKKLGFAKVFDDCFGADIVCIEEGAELIHRLENGGPLPQFTSCCPGWLRFALLFYPELIPHISSVKSPQQVFGALLKTYYAKQSGIDPKKIFSVSVMPCVAKKWERQRKIGTHDSGYQDVDVVLTTRELIQMLRSAGINLAELPDEEFDNPMGYASGAGIVFGSGGGVLEGVMRTVYEKMTGKKLQTPAFKEVRTLEKIREAEIDIGGRLLKCATVRTTGETRRLIDKLKRGEAHYDFVEVMACPGGCVGGGGQPVYPGLDQWDQQLKQRYKRADALFEQDNLKKYRTAHDNPWIKKLYEEFLGEPHGEMSKKLIHTSYTEIPLYNLEGTASSVDQG, from the coding sequence TTGATTACACTATCTATTGACGGTCAAAAAGTAGAAGTTGAACCAGGCACTTCAATTTTGGAAGCAGCCCGTTTAAATGGAATTTACATCCCCACCCTCTGTTATCTGAAAGAGTTAAATGAAATCGGGGCCTGCAGGGTTTGCCTGGTGGAAATAAAAGGCGCCCGAACACTACAACCGTCCTGTACTTATCCTGTAGCGCAGGGTATGGAAGTTTTTACTCATTCACCGAGGGTAATTAAGGCCCGCAAGCTGGTTCTGGAATTATACCTGTCCAACCATCCTTTTGAATGCCTTACATGCGTAAGAAATCAGCGCTGCGAATTACAGTCCCTGGCTGAACGTTACCATGTGCGGCATTTAAAAGTGCATGGAGAATTAAAACGCTATCCTATCGATGACCAGTCACCGGCCATGGTGCGCGAGCCGTCCAAATGTGTCGTCTGCCGCCGCTGCATCAGGGTGTGTAAAGATGTGCAGGAAATTGGCATATACCAGTTGGTCGAGCGGGGATTTGATACAGTTGCCTCACCGGCTTTTAAGAAAAGCCTGGCAGAAACCCCTTGCATTTACTGTGGCCAGTGCTTACAGCTTTGCCCGACTGCAGCTATTCACGAAAAAGAGGACTTGGAAGCTGTCTGGCGGGCCCTGGCTGATCCTGAGAAACATGTGGTTATCCAGACAGCGCCCTCAATCAGAGGCACCCTTGGCGAAGGCTTCGGCATGCCGGCAGGCTCCTTGGTAACAGGAAAAATGGTAGCAGCTTTAAAGAAACTTGGCTTTGCCAAGGTCTTTGATGATTGTTTCGGAGCGGACATAGTTTGTATTGAAGAAGGAGCAGAACTTATTCACCGTCTGGAAAACGGCGGCCCGCTGCCGCAGTTTACCTCCTGCTGTCCCGGGTGGCTGCGCTTTGCCCTGTTGTTTTATCCCGAATTAATTCCACACATATCCAGCGTGAAATCACCTCAGCAGGTTTTTGGCGCCCTGTTGAAAACCTATTACGCTAAGCAAAGCGGCATCGACCCGAAAAAAATATTCAGCGTATCTGTCATGCCATGTGTGGCTAAAAAATGGGAACGGCAAAGAAAGATAGGGACTCATGACAGCGGGTATCAGGATGTAGATGTGGTACTAACCACACGGGAACTTATTCAGATGCTGCGCAGTGCCGGAATCAACCTTGCCGAGTTGCCTGATGAGGAATTTGACAACCCAATGGGCTATGCATCCGGCGCAGGCATCGTTTTTGGTTCGGGCGGTGGAGTATTAGAAGGTGTAATGCGGACCGTTTACGAAAAAATGACAGGCAAAAAGCTGCAAACACCAGCCTTTAAAGAAGTGCGGACTTTGGAAAAAATTCGAGAGGCAGAAATTGACATAGGAGGTAGATTATTGAAATGCGCCACTGTGCGGACAACCGGGGAAACACGCCGTTTAATTGATAAACTAAAACGCGGGGAAGCACACTATGATTTTGTTGAAGTCATGGCCTGCCCCGGCGGCTGCGTCGGCGGCGGAGGGCAGCCCGTATACCCCGGCCTGGACCAATGGGACCAACAACTGAAACAACGTTACAAGAGGGCTGATGCTCTCTTTGAACAGGATAACTTAAAAAAATACAGGACAGCCCATGATAACCCGTGGATTAAAAAATTATACGAAGAATTCCTCGGTGAACCCCACGGTGAAATGTCCAAAAAACTTATTCATACATCTTATACAGAAATACCTCTGTACAATCTGGAAGGCACCGCTTCCAGTGTAGACCAAGGGTGA
- a CDS encoding tetratricopeptide repeat protein — MNQESAAKDVVSIKVAILIIILSVIVFIGTGLLIGHMYFWDGGNPVSKLDIDYRRGIAQVEQNPDDPQAHIDLGWVYMQKKQYTLAEREYLAALNLDRNNISAQYNLALLKIQVGKIDEAKKILEQIKRKRPEDLKARATLGYVYAEKGLYEKALAEFRLVEKYYPTNADLMFQFGRVYEKQGDDAQAREYYNRALKFDPHMDKAKEALKKL; from the coding sequence GTGAACCAAGAATCCGCCGCAAAAGACGTAGTCAGTATCAAAGTTGCCATCCTCATCATTATACTATCAGTTATTGTATTTATCGGTACCGGTTTGTTAATCGGGCATATGTACTTTTGGGATGGGGGGAACCCTGTATCTAAGTTAGATATCGATTATAGGCGGGGAATTGCCCAGGTTGAACAAAATCCCGACGACCCCCAGGCCCATATCGATCTCGGATGGGTATACATGCAGAAAAAGCAGTATACTCTGGCTGAACGGGAGTATCTTGCTGCATTGAATTTGGATAGAAATAATATCTCAGCCCAATACAACCTGGCCTTGCTGAAAATCCAGGTTGGAAAAATTGATGAAGCTAAAAAAATATTGGAACAAATAAAACGAAAGCGCCCTGAAGACCTCAAAGCCAGAGCGACTCTGGGCTATGTGTATGCAGAAAAAGGCTTGTATGAAAAAGCATTGGCAGAATTCAGGCTGGTGGAAAAATACTATCCGACCAATGCCGATTTGATGTTCCAGTTCGGCAGGGTTTATGAGAAACAGGGCGATGATGCCCAAGCTCGGGAGTACTATAACCGGGCTTTGAAGTTTGACCCACATATGGATAAGGCAAAAGAGGCATTGAAAAAACTATAA
- a CDS encoding cytochrome c3 family protein, giving the protein MRKLAFSLTVIVSFLLGTGIAVASTNGPHGNYSADTNACGQCHSTHTAQAPNLIAFTLDGVDNSVYETCVFCHKLGGASKYDVVNGAIRTTDAAGNPVVYRASGGGFINVVTVEGDLATYQMAPVTSAHDVKSQSVTGAPGGDPNTTFTKSCSNCHDPHGTPNSRQLLSTVNGVTGLAPTLTVTNPLGDETVEYNSGFNDFCGACHTDFNVTTAGSGDINTGIYTSYKRHRVGMDPSTLPNYNPNNGLPLEKNGTNPGVVSCMTCHYAHGTEKVSTITWTRSNGGTSTSSALLRMNERGVCQACHNK; this is encoded by the coding sequence TTGCGGAAATTAGCATTTTCTTTGACCGTGATTGTTTCTTTTCTGCTTGGCACAGGTATAGCAGTGGCTTCCACCAACGGTCCCCACGGCAACTACTCCGCTGATACCAATGCCTGCGGCCAATGCCACAGTACCCATACCGCTCAAGCGCCGAACCTGATCGCTTTCACCCTGGATGGGGTGGATAACTCTGTTTATGAAACCTGCGTCTTTTGCCATAAGTTGGGTGGGGCCAGCAAATATGATGTTGTAAACGGCGCTATCAGAACCACAGACGCAGCAGGAAACCCGGTTGTTTACCGGGCTTCCGGCGGTGGTTTTATCAATGTGGTAACAGTAGAAGGTGATTTAGCCACTTACCAAATGGCTCCTGTAACATCTGCCCATGATGTGAAAAGTCAAAGTGTAACCGGCGCTCCCGGCGGAGACCCCAATACGACTTTTACCAAATCATGCAGTAACTGTCATGACCCCCATGGAACTCCTAACTCAAGACAACTACTTTCCACGGTTAACGGAGTAACGGGATTGGCGCCAACCCTTACTGTAACGAATCCTTTGGGTGATGAAACTGTAGAATACAACTCCGGTTTTAATGACTTTTGCGGGGCCTGCCATACTGACTTTAATGTTACCACTGCCGGTTCAGGTGATATCAACACCGGTATTTATACGAGTTACAAACGGCACCGGGTGGGTATGGATCCGTCAACCTTGCCGAACTACAATCCAAATAACGGCTTACCTTTAGAAAAGAACGGCACTAACCCAGGCGTGGTTTCCTGTATGACCTGCCATTATGCCCATGGTACGGAAAAGGTCTCAACCATAACCTGGACCCGGTCTAACGGCGGTACTTCCACCTCGTCAGCACTGTTGAGGATGAATGAGCGGGGCGTCTGCCAGGCTTGCCACAATAAGTAG
- a CDS encoding SMP-30/gluconolactonase/LRE family protein yields MKKKTLINTVLSIGLICLIGFSFLYLNNINLINQVTDFMGPQQKKMSTPGFKFAMYGDAKSGVLLQYPVTAVIREKGIYVVDQDAGNIKVFGLGGRLAGVFGRLRSPYGIALYGGNFYVSDMGTGQIVIFSKTGKQLGTLKIKGQKGMVPGGLLVDGKYLYIADVYQSRILVCDLPQRRIIRTMGSFGTGRGQLKYPHGMAVDKAGNLYVADSGNNRIVVFNKNGRYLKTIGGKDDRVGGITTVRGVAIDAKGIIYATAPLTGTIYAYNGDGEALYSLGGPGKENGQLGLPNDILIDAAGRLYVVETKNKRISVFEK; encoded by the coding sequence ATGAAAAAGAAAACCTTAATCAACACGGTTTTGTCAATAGGGCTGATCTGCCTTATCGGCTTTTCCTTTTTGTATTTGAATAATATTAATCTGATTAACCAGGTTACTGATTTTATGGGGCCTCAGCAGAAAAAAATGTCTACTCCCGGGTTTAAATTTGCTATGTATGGAGATGCCAAATCGGGAGTTTTGCTGCAATATCCGGTTACGGCAGTTATACGTGAAAAAGGAATTTATGTGGTTGATCAGGATGCCGGCAACATTAAAGTTTTTGGTTTGGGGGGGCGCCTGGCCGGAGTATTTGGCAGGCTTCGGTCGCCTTATGGCATAGCCCTGTATGGCGGTAATTTCTATGTAAGCGATATGGGTACCGGACAAATAGTGATCTTTTCGAAAACGGGCAAACAGTTGGGAACCTTGAAAATTAAAGGGCAAAAAGGTATGGTTCCGGGTGGTTTGCTGGTTGACGGTAAATATCTGTATATTGCAGATGTATATCAAAGCAGAATTCTGGTCTGTGATTTACCGCAGCGGAGAATTATAAGGACTATGGGTAGTTTCGGCACCGGGCGAGGCCAACTGAAATATCCGCATGGTATGGCTGTTGATAAGGCTGGAAATTTATATGTAGCCGATTCCGGAAATAACAGAATTGTCGTTTTTAATAAAAACGGGCGATATTTAAAAACAATAGGCGGCAAAGATGACCGGGTAGGAGGTATTACAACTGTCAGGGGGGTAGCTATTGATGCCAAAGGTATTATTTATGCTACTGCACCTTTGACTGGAACTATTTATGCATATAACGGGGATGGCGAAGCGCTTTATTCCTTAGGTGGCCCCGGCAAAGAAAACGGTCAGTTGGGGCTTCCCAATGATATATTGATAGATGCCGCCGGCAGGCTATATGTTGTGGAAACTAAAAACAAGCGTATTTCTGTATTTGAAAAATAA
- the gpr gene encoding GPR endopeptidase, with protein MKRSEFLKRFGIKLDMAVEAHDLIRGETGREIPGVKMDKQTFSQGEITVINIMEPLGAQIMGKPIGTYITIDAPVIRENNKLAHKEVTAKLAEQLGSILNLKPEDSALLVGLGNWNATPDALGPRVIHYSLATRHLRKYGPQEIFGVLRPVSALAPGVLGITGIETAEIIKGVVDRVQPNLVIAIDALAAQSVERIGTSIQIANTGINPGSGVGNIRAGITQEFLGVPVIAIGVPTVVNAATIAQSVLDQFMQQINQNPVLAKTVANLNPISVDQAIKNVLQPYQENLMVTPKEIDDLINNIGKIIAAGIGHALHPSVAPEDLEMLVH; from the coding sequence ATGAAAAGGAGCGAATTCTTAAAAAGATTTGGCATTAAGCTTGATATGGCCGTGGAAGCCCATGATCTCATCAGAGGCGAAACAGGTCGGGAAATTCCCGGCGTAAAAATGGATAAACAAACCTTTTCCCAGGGGGAAATTACTGTTATTAACATCATGGAACCCTTGGGAGCCCAGATTATGGGTAAGCCAATCGGTACATACATTACTATAGATGCACCGGTTATCCGTGAAAACAACAAGCTTGCCCATAAAGAGGTTACCGCTAAGCTGGCCGAACAATTAGGTAGCATTTTAAACCTCAAACCGGAGGACAGCGCCCTCCTGGTAGGATTAGGAAACTGGAACGCAACACCTGATGCACTGGGTCCTAGGGTTATTCATTATAGCCTGGCTACCAGGCACCTGCGCAAATACGGACCACAAGAGATATTTGGCGTTCTCCGCCCGGTAAGCGCCCTGGCTCCGGGAGTACTAGGAATAACCGGGATAGAAACTGCGGAGATTATCAAAGGGGTTGTGGACAGAGTTCAGCCTAACCTGGTTATAGCTATTGATGCACTCGCAGCGCAAAGTGTAGAGAGAATCGGGACATCTATTCAGATAGCCAATACGGGCATCAACCCCGGCTCCGGTGTAGGCAATATCCGAGCCGGTATAACCCAGGAATTCTTGGGAGTACCCGTCATCGCTATCGGTGTGCCCACCGTAGTAAACGCTGCTACGATAGCACAAAGCGTATTGGACCAATTTATGCAACAAATAAACCAAAATCCGGTACTGGCGAAAACTGTGGCTAATTTAAACCCGATCAGTGTCGATCAAGCTATTAAAAACGTTCTGCAGCCATATCAGGAAAACTTAATGGTAACACCAAAAGAAATTGATGATCTGATTAATAACATCGGAAAGATAATTGCCGCCGGTATCGGTCATGCGCTGCATCCTTCTGTCGCTCCTGAAGACCTGGAAATGCTCGTACACTAA